The Maridesulfovibrio hydrothermalis AM13 = DSM 14728 DNA window TCCCGGCTTCCCCATGAAGAAAGGTTAGGCATTTATGTCTCCTTGTTAATTCAGGTGGGAATATGAGTTAAATTGAGAATAGCACATGGTAAAAAAAAATAGCAATAGCTTTACAGGTTAAAACCTGTAGGCAGCTTACATTTGTAATAAGAGTAATATCGCAGCAAAAATCCTTTGTTTTAGCTTATGATCCTCACAAATTTGAAGAAAAAGACCTTTGAAGTTCAGTTTTATCCATGTAACAGTCTTGCAAGTTGACGCTTCATGAGCTATTTGGAGCAACGCTTCAGGTTTTTGAAAAGCATGATGGAAATGCTTTCCTCTTTATGAGGGTACAGATCCTGAGAAGTCTATTTATCAATTTTTTTTGAGGAGTGACGCATGAAAAGGGTATTACTAATTGTTATGGTTGCAATGGTGCTGGCATTCGCAACTGCGGCCCAGGCTGATGATGGTTCCTGGAACAGAGTTAAAGAGGCTGGACAGCTGGTTATCGGTCTTGATGATGCTTTCCCGCCGATGGGTTTTCGTCAGGATGATGGCAAGCTTGTAGGTTTTGATGTCGATGCTGCGGAAGAACTCGGCAAACGCCTTGGAATTAAAATCGTATGGCAGCCTACTGCATGGTCCGGTGTTGTTCACTCCTTGAATGCCAAAAAATTTGACTGTATCTGGAACGGTATGACTATTACTCCCGAACGTCAGAAAGCAGTTCTTTTCACCAAGCCTTACATCAGAGACGGTCAGATTGCTGTTGTTGTCATGGGTAATGATAAAATTACCTCAACTAAACAGGTCGGCGGAAAAATTGTCGGCGTACAGAAAGGCTCCCCTGCTCTTGAAGCAGCTAAGTCTCTGAAGCCCGCAGCTAAAGAAATCCGTGAATATGACACCAACCCCAAAGCTTTTCTTGATCTTGAAGCAGCTCGTCTTGACGTTGTTGTAATTGACAACATTGCAGGCCGCTATTTCATGTCCACACGTCCCGGCAAGTACATTGCTCTGCCTGGCTACATCACAACTGAAGCTTTCGGTATTGCTTTCCGTAAAGCTGACAAATCTCTGGAAGCCAAAATTCAGATGACCATTGATGCTATGGTTGCTGACGGCACAATGGGTAAAATCTCCCGCAAATGGTTCGGTGAAGATATCACCAACCCAGCTAAATGGTAATATGACTAGTATATTAACTAAACTCGGAAAGAGCGGGGTGTTTGCCTCGCTCTTTCTGCTGTTTGTACTTTTGATTTTCCCGGCGGTATCACAAGCCGGAGAAGAGTCTGACGCACTCCTCAAAGAGGCGCGTGACGCGCTTGCTATGGGGCATATTGATCAGGCTCAGTCTTTGTTTGAACAGATTCCCGCTCCCGGTCCTGAAGGGGATGACGGAGAATTTGTTTATTCGCGCATGCAGCTTGCCCGTCTAAGCTATTCTATGAAAGATATGGGCAGATCGCGTGAATATGTTGATCAGATCATTGCCGTTTATCCGGACAATATCGAAGCAAAAAATTTCATCACTTCCCTCGACAGGCAGGCAAGGCCGGAATGGCGCAAAGTCTTTGATGACTGTGTGCGTTTCATGCCTTCTTTGCTTAAAGGGGCAAGCATGACGCTGGTGCTGGTTTTTTTTACAATGATAGTTTCGCCCATCGGCGGATTGTTCATTGCGCTGGGACGGCTTAGCAAAACGCAGCCTTTCTCAGGTATCAGCTGGTTTATAATCTGGTTTTTCCGCGGCACGCCGCTTTTGTTGCAGCTTTTCTTTATTTATTACGGGTTGCCTGCCATAGGCATCACTCTTTCTCCGCTCGCTGCTGCTCTTATCGGTTTAAGCATTAACTATTCAGCCTATCTTGCTGAGATTATCAGGGCTGGAATCGAGTCTATAGAAGAAGGGCAGACCGAGGCCGCAAAAGCCATCGGCATGACCTATGCCCAGACCATGCGCAGGATTATCATTCCGCAGACTTATAAGCGGATTATCCCGCCTTTTGCCAATGAATTTATTGCGCTCATCAAAGATACCGCGCTGGTTTCCACCATTGCCATGGTCGAACTTATGCGCGCGGCAGATCAGATGTTCAACGCATATTTCAATGTGACGGTGCTTGTTCTGGCTGCTGCAATCTATCTTCTTTTTACGACCATATTTACTTTCTTTTTCGAGAAAATTGAATACAAGGTCGGGGTATACGAAAGGCGTTAAATGGAAACCATTTTAGAATTAAAACAGGTCGTCAAGAAGTTCGGATCGCTTACCGCTGTCAACCACATTGATCTAAAGATTAACCGTGGTGAAAAGGTCGTAATTGTCGGCCCCAGTGGATCGGGTAAATCAACTCTTTTGCGGACTATGAATTTTCTGGAAACAATCGATTCCGGTGAACTTCTTTTTGAAGGTAAGCCTTGCGGGTACATCTATAAGGACGGCAACCCCGTTCTTGATTCCCAGAAGAAACTATGTGCGCTGCGTTCTGAAATAGGTATGGTTTTTCAGCAGTTCAATCTTTTTCCGCATATGACAGTTATTCAGAACGTTATGGAAGGGCAGATTACTGTGCTTAAGAAAAGCAAGAGCGAAGCCCGTGATACAGCGCAGAAGATGCTTGAAAAAGTAGGGCTGTCTGATCGGTCGACTGTTTTTCCTGTGACATTGTCCGGTGGACAGAAGCAGCGTGTAGCCATTGCCCGCGCTCTGGCTATGCAGCCGAAGATGATGCTTTTTGACGAGCCTACTTCCGCGCTTGATCCTGAGCTGGTCGGTGAAGTTTTTGATACTATTCGTTCACTTGCTGACGACGGCATGACTATGGTGATCGTAACTCACAACATGGGCTTTGCACGCGAAGTTGCCGATACAGTAATTTTTATGGAATCAGGGGATTTTATAGCCAAGGGTACTCCTGCAGAATTTTTTACCTCTGATAAACAGCATCCCCGTATTAAAGAATTTATGGATAAGCTCTTGTAGAGTCAGACTTTATTTAAAAAGTTAAAAGGGCATCTGTGAGTAATCATGGATGCCTTTTCTTTTTCCTATGCCGATCTTGAAGTTTAGCCATCAGTGATTTAGTGTGTTTAACAATGCATAAAATAATATCTGAATTTTACAGGATTTTTATACGTCCGGTTGATCCGGGATTGTTTATTACCAAATACGCGATGAAATCCGTTGCGGCCTGTGCTTTGGCATTGGGGCTTGCTTATATGGCAGGGATGAGCGGCAAATTTATGCAATGGTGCGCTTATGGTTCTGCGGTTGTGACGATTTTCAGAGCCGGTAGTACTCTCGCGAAGCGTAAACTTGTGGCTCTCGCGCTTACCTGCGCGGTGGTTTGCCTTGTTCCGGTTTCCACAGTGGTTGGCAATTATATTATTGCACTTGAAGTTTATCTGTTTTTGCTGGCTTTTGCTGCCTTTTTTATTCCGGTGCTTGGTGTATCCGCTGCTACGGCGGGGCTGGGTACTTTAATTGTTAATCTGCTGGCTTTGACTTCTCCTGATATCTTTATGATCGGGATAGAAAGGTCCGGTGCTCTTTTGTTCGGGGCCGGAGTTTCCTTTGTTTTTATTTTTTATCTATGGCCCATGAGTCCAGATAAAATTTTGACCCGCGCCGGAGCTGTGGCCCTGACTGATATAGGTGATTATTTCAGGGCTGTGGCGGATTCGAAAGGTAGTAAAGAGGATTTAAGGGGACTTGATGAGATTCATGAGCGGACAGTGGAATCCGTGCGGCGTTACAGGCGATTCATGGAGGCTATGAATGTTGATCCGGTAAAGGAGCTTGGATCTTATAAAGGGCCTTCTGCGCTCTATGCATTGCTGGTGCGTATGATTGAGGCTGTTGTGGGACTTTCAAACAGTCGTCAGT harbors:
- a CDS encoding amino acid ABC transporter substrate-binding protein, which gives rise to MKRVLLIVMVAMVLAFATAAQADDGSWNRVKEAGQLVIGLDDAFPPMGFRQDDGKLVGFDVDAAEELGKRLGIKIVWQPTAWSGVVHSLNAKKFDCIWNGMTITPERQKAVLFTKPYIRDGQIAVVVMGNDKITSTKQVGGKIVGVQKGSPALEAAKSLKPAAKEIREYDTNPKAFLDLEAARLDVVVIDNIAGRYFMSTRPGKYIALPGYITTEAFGIAFRKADKSLEAKIQMTIDAMVADGTMGKISRKWFGEDITNPAKW
- a CDS encoding amino acid ABC transporter permease (The N-terminal region of this protein, as described by TIGR01726, is a three transmembrane segment that identifies a subfamily of ABC transporter permease subunits, which specificities that include histidine, arginine, glutamine, glutamate, L-cystine (sic), the opines (in Agrobacterium) octopine and nopaline, etc.), coding for MTSILTKLGKSGVFASLFLLFVLLIFPAVSQAGEESDALLKEARDALAMGHIDQAQSLFEQIPAPGPEGDDGEFVYSRMQLARLSYSMKDMGRSREYVDQIIAVYPDNIEAKNFITSLDRQARPEWRKVFDDCVRFMPSLLKGASMTLVLVFFTMIVSPIGGLFIALGRLSKTQPFSGISWFIIWFFRGTPLLLQLFFIYYGLPAIGITLSPLAAALIGLSINYSAYLAEIIRAGIESIEEGQTEAAKAIGMTYAQTMRRIIIPQTYKRIIPPFANEFIALIKDTALVSTIAMVELMRAADQMFNAYFNVTVLVLAAAIYLLFTTIFTFFFEKIEYKVGVYERR
- a CDS encoding amino acid ABC transporter ATP-binding protein, whose amino-acid sequence is METILELKQVVKKFGSLTAVNHIDLKINRGEKVVIVGPSGSGKSTLLRTMNFLETIDSGELLFEGKPCGYIYKDGNPVLDSQKKLCALRSEIGMVFQQFNLFPHMTVIQNVMEGQITVLKKSKSEARDTAQKMLEKVGLSDRSTVFPVTLSGGQKQRVAIARALAMQPKMMLFDEPTSALDPELVGEVFDTIRSLADDGMTMVIVTHNMGFAREVADTVIFMESGDFIAKGTPAEFFTSDKQHPRIKEFMDKLL
- a CDS encoding FUSC family membrane protein, with the protein product MHKIISEFYRIFIRPVDPGLFITKYAMKSVAACALALGLAYMAGMSGKFMQWCAYGSAVVTIFRAGSTLAKRKLVALALTCAVVCLVPVSTVVGNYIIALEVYLFLLAFAAFFIPVLGVSAATAGLGTLIVNLLALTSPDIFMIGIERSGALLFGAGVSFVFIFYLWPMSPDKILTRAGAVALTDIGDYFRAVADSKGSKEDLRGLDEIHERTVESVRRYRRFMEAMNVDPVKELGSYKGPSALYALLVRMIEAVVGLSNSRQFAEHSAVFSELRLKFRDLTMKSSVVFDVLAVKLSTGKGDVDLQDINEGIAELERELLHLGAYKRDDGLRDEFLEAWGAVYGLRNLSLEFAEMSKVCCTGGACSVR